A section of the Candidatus Zixiibacteriota bacterium genome encodes:
- a CDS encoding efflux RND transporter permease subunit: protein PIILMVVIPLSLIGIMPAHGIMGAFFTATSMIGFMAGAGIVIRNSIILIDFAELRLREGHSLAEAVIDAGAVRFRPILLTAGAVIVGAGIILFDPIFQGLAIALIAGEVTSLIISPVAVPLLYYMANRRKFEGARQSVPATEAAVEG, encoded by the coding sequence CCGATCATCCTGATGGTTGTCATTCCGTTGTCGCTGATCGGGATCATGCCGGCGCATGGCATCATGGGAGCGTTCTTCACGGCCACGTCGATGATCGGTTTCATGGCGGGCGCCGGGATTGTTATTCGCAATTCGATCATTCTGATTGACTTCGCGGAGCTACGGCTGCGCGAAGGTCATTCTCTGGCCGAGGCGGTGATCGACGCCGGCGCGGTGCGGTTCCGTCCGATCCTGTTGACGGCGGGCGCGGTCATAGTTGGTGCGGGGATCATCCTCTTCGATCCGATTTTCCAGGGGCTGGCGATTGCGCTGATCGCCGGGGAAGTGACCTCGTTGATCATCAGCCCGGTGGCAGTGCCGTTGCTCTATTATATGGCGAATCGCAGGAAGTTTGAAGGAGCGCGGCAGTCGGTGCCGGCGACGGAGGCGGCGGTCGAGGGGTAG